In Desulfomonile tiedjei DSM 6799, a genomic segment contains:
- a CDS encoding cation:proton antiporter domain-containing protein, with translation MGIATDIIILVVVAFFCGLLLQRLGQPLILGYIAAGVILGPHTDGVTVSNVHQIELLAEIGIALLLFALGLEFSLKDLKPVKKIALIGTPIQIALTIGLGSGIGHFMGWDWKSSLWLGALISLSSTMVILKTLMNQGWLGTLSSKVMIGMLIVQDLAVIPMMVILPQLNNPALGLPALGLAALKAAGFIAGMILLGSRLLPGIMAHIAKLGSRELFLLGITAIGLGVGYLTYLVGLSFAFGAFVAGMVLNESDYGHQALSDIIPLRDLFGLLFFTSVGMLLDPAFIMEHLGSLALLVLVVGIGKGLIFAFIARLFRYSNVIPLALGLGLFQVGEFSFVLAQVGVSTNSIDKDVYSFVMSAAILTMVLTPLVSGQTARLYALKKRRFRHEALESSNIPVGGLRGHVIIAGGGRVGFQIAQVLKRLGLQFVIVELDHRRVEQAKEAGMTVVYGDVSQEIVLDAAGIKDASQLIVTIPGIVEARATIIQAQRLNNKIEIIARTSSSEYFDLLKNLGVSVVILPEFEASLEITHQSLLRLQVPSSEVQRYTDTVRQELYADWFSNNDDYRILSHLRGAEKQFDLQWILLSPESPIVDKSIGEIGVRKKTGASVVGVIREERLNANPDADFVFRPNDWVAIIGSESNRESFAKMASPVN, from the coding sequence ATGGGTATTGCAACCGACATAATCATCCTCGTCGTTGTCGCTTTCTTCTGCGGATTATTGCTGCAGAGACTCGGCCAACCATTAATTCTAGGCTATATCGCAGCGGGCGTAATTCTGGGACCACATACAGATGGTGTTACCGTATCGAATGTGCATCAAATCGAATTGCTTGCTGAAATCGGGATTGCCCTTCTGCTGTTCGCTCTCGGCTTGGAGTTTTCTCTCAAGGACCTGAAACCGGTCAAGAAGATAGCTTTGATAGGGACGCCAATCCAAATTGCCCTAACAATTGGCCTTGGCAGTGGCATAGGACATTTTATGGGGTGGGATTGGAAATCGTCACTGTGGCTAGGAGCGCTCATCTCTCTTTCGAGCACCATGGTGATTCTCAAAACGCTGATGAATCAGGGTTGGCTGGGCACTCTCTCAAGCAAAGTGATGATAGGAATGCTTATCGTCCAGGATTTGGCCGTGATCCCAATGATGGTAATTCTCCCCCAGCTTAACAATCCTGCCCTTGGACTTCCTGCGCTCGGTCTGGCTGCATTAAAAGCAGCGGGCTTTATAGCCGGGATGATTTTGCTGGGGAGCAGGTTGTTGCCTGGAATAATGGCGCATATCGCAAAGCTCGGTTCGAGAGAACTCTTTTTGCTAGGAATCACGGCAATCGGTCTAGGAGTGGGATATCTGACATATCTGGTCGGGCTCTCGTTTGCCTTTGGTGCATTTGTTGCCGGTATGGTGCTGAATGAATCGGACTACGGACATCAAGCCCTCAGTGACATTATTCCTCTTCGAGATCTTTTTGGTTTATTGTTTTTTACATCTGTAGGGATGCTTTTGGATCCCGCGTTCATAATGGAACATCTCGGATCTTTGGCTCTCTTGGTGCTTGTTGTGGGCATAGGCAAGGGACTGATATTCGCCTTCATTGCCAGACTCTTCAGATATAGTAATGTGATTCCTTTGGCACTCGGATTGGGTTTGTTTCAAGTGGGAGAATTCTCTTTCGTTTTGGCTCAAGTAGGCGTGTCTACCAACTCCATTGATAAAGACGTATATTCGTTCGTAATGAGCGCCGCAATATTGACTATGGTGCTTACACCTCTCGTATCGGGTCAGACGGCAAGACTCTACGCTCTCAAAAAACGCCGGTTTCGCCATGAAGCCCTGGAATCTTCAAACATACCAGTTGGCGGACTTCGCGGACACGTGATTATTGCAGGTGGGGGTAGGGTAGGTTTCCAGATAGCACAGGTGTTGAAGCGGTTAGGTCTGCAATTTGTGATTGTCGAGCTCGATCACCGACGGGTAGAGCAAGCTAAAGAAGCCGGAATGACAGTGGTTTATGGGGACGTTAGTCAGGAAATTGTCTTGGATGCAGCAGGAATCAAAGATGCTTCCCAACTAATTGTAACAATTCCTGGAATTGTAGAAGCAAGAGCGACGATTATTCAGGCGCAACGTTTGAACAATAAAATCGAAATCATCGCAAGAACGTCCAGCTCGGAATATTTCGATCTCTTGAAAAATCTTGGGGTTTCAGTCGTTATACTTCCAGAATTTGAAGCCAGTCTGGAGATTACCCACCAATCTCTTCTTCGTCTTCAGGTGCCATCAAGTGAAGTCCAGCGCTACACCGATACTGTACGCCAGGAGCTCTATGCTGATTGGTTTAGCAATAACGATGATTACCGAATCTTGTCTCACCTCCGCGGCGCCGAGAAGCAGTTCGATCTGCAGTGGATTCTCTTGTCCCCAGAAAGCCCGATCGTTGACAAATCGATAGGTGAAATTGGAGTTCGGAAGAAAACGGGAGCTTCAGTAGTAGGTGTAATCAGAGAGGAAAGACTCAACGCAAATCCTGATGCTGATTTTGTTTTCCGGCCCAATGATTGGGTCGCTATCATAGGGAGTGA